A genomic window from Acinetobacter chinensis includes:
- the polA gene encoding DNA polymerase I: MPPFVLVDGSYFLFRAFHALPPLTTSTGLQTNAIRGAISAIQKLMRRVQPTHMAVIFDTPEPTFRHELSPIYKGDRPTMPEELSQQIPYLHALIRALGIPLHMLPGAEADDIIGTLAKRAEAAGHQVLISTGDKDMAQLVTEKVTLEDSFKDKPMDIDGVIEKFGVRPDQIIDYLTLMGDASDGIRGVPGVGAKTAAKLLNEYGSIGGILENVDNIKGKVGQNIKDNVEGITLDHQLASIVIDLDLNITYDDLKLCDPDVETLRNLYTELEFRNQLQSLDHPNNPNNVTYKQTTKEIVKTEQQSDTEPSVDQASSTSIDDLLGDAKYHTVLTQADWDVLFKRLSTEKRFAIDTETTSLDYRVAEMVGFSVAFDANDAYYIPLAHDYEGAPEQLNREFIIQQIKPILEDASVEKIGHHLKYDAHIFENHGIHLQGWYFDTMLASYVLNAVATRHGMDDVARVYLSHLTTTFEQIAGKGAKQKTFNQIELETAAHYAAEDAHVTYRLYEVLDRKLKEIPPLSGILHNIEMPTAAVLTTMEENGIELDLNFLDQLGVEFSETIQQLENQIIEIAGEPFNVSSPKQVGEVLFEKLGLKGGKKTSTGQYSTSESILEKIDHPITALIIEYRGLTKLKSTYTDGLLKQANNATHRVHTSYHQALTATGRLSSTDPNLQNIPVREDIGRQIRKAFVAPKGRILLAADYSQIELRLMAHFCQDEALVHAFNHGQDVHRRTASEVLGVPLDEVTSDQRRQAKAVNFGLLYGMSEFGLIRQLGFTRQESQDYIKQYFHRYPGIYEYMQRTRQVALEQGFVETITGRRLYTPDIDARNMMVRKGAERAAINAPLQGSAAEIIKMAMIEVNKILPKDQAKLLLQVHDELVFEVDEAVADQLAEQIKDVMQKVVTLSVPLVVEVGKGNNWDEAH; this comes from the coding sequence ATGCCACCATTTGTCCTGGTCGATGGGTCTTATTTTTTATTCCGTGCATTTCATGCACTACCACCTTTAACCACTTCAACTGGTTTACAGACCAATGCCATCCGTGGGGCAATTTCAGCAATTCAGAAATTAATGCGTCGTGTACAACCAACACACATGGCGGTGATTTTCGATACACCAGAACCTACGTTCCGTCATGAACTGTCCCCTATTTATAAAGGTGACCGTCCAACCATGCCAGAGGAACTGTCTCAGCAGATTCCTTATCTGCATGCGCTGATCCGTGCACTGGGTATTCCACTGCATATGCTGCCGGGTGCAGAAGCAGATGACATCATCGGCACACTGGCAAAACGTGCTGAAGCTGCAGGGCATCAAGTGCTCATTTCCACTGGCGATAAAGACATGGCACAGTTGGTGACAGAGAAAGTCACACTTGAAGACAGCTTTAAAGACAAGCCCATGGATATTGATGGGGTTATTGAAAAATTTGGAGTAAGACCTGACCAGATTATTGACTATTTAACGCTCATGGGTGATGCATCGGACGGTATCCGTGGCGTACCTGGCGTCGGTGCAAAAACAGCGGCTAAACTGCTGAATGAATATGGCTCAATTGGCGGTATCCTGGAAAATGTCGACAACATTAAAGGTAAAGTCGGTCAGAACATCAAAGATAACGTTGAAGGGATTACTCTCGATCATCAGCTGGCGAGCATCGTGATTGATCTGGATCTGAACATCACTTATGACGACTTAAAACTGTGCGATCCAGATGTAGAGACTCTGCGTAATCTTTATACAGAACTTGAATTCCGTAATCAGTTACAGTCTCTTGATCACCCGAACAATCCAAACAATGTCACCTATAAGCAGACCACTAAAGAGATTGTTAAAACAGAACAGCAAAGTGATACTGAACCCTCTGTAGATCAGGCAAGCAGCACCAGTATTGATGACTTACTCGGTGATGCAAAATATCACACCGTACTGACCCAGGCGGACTGGGATGTGCTGTTTAAACGTCTGAGCACAGAAAAACGTTTTGCCATAGATACTGAAACCACCAGCCTGGACTATCGTGTTGCTGAAATGGTCGGTTTTTCTGTTGCATTCGATGCGAATGATGCTTATTACATTCCCCTTGCACACGATTATGAAGGTGCGCCTGAACAGCTGAACCGTGAATTCATCATTCAGCAGATCAAACCGATCCTGGAGGATGCCAGTGTTGAAAAAATCGGACATCACCTGAAATACGATGCGCATATTTTTGAAAATCACGGTATTCATCTGCAAGGCTGGTATTTTGACACCATGCTGGCATCTTATGTACTGAATGCAGTCGCAACCCGTCATGGTATGGATGATGTTGCCCGTGTTTATCTCAGTCATCTGACCACGACTTTTGAGCAGATTGCAGGTAAAGGCGCAAAGCAGAAAACCTTTAACCAGATTGAACTGGAAACAGCAGCCCACTATGCGGCTGAAGATGCTCATGTCACTTACCGACTGTACGAAGTACTGGATCGCAAACTGAAAGAAATCCCACCTTTAAGCGGTATTCTGCATAATATTGAAATGCCGACAGCTGCTGTTCTGACAACGATGGAAGAAAACGGCATTGAACTGGATCTGAATTTCCTGGATCAGCTCGGTGTCGAATTTTCTGAAACCATTCAGCAGCTGGAAAATCAGATCATCGAAATTGCGGGAGAACCCTTTAATGTGTCCTCGCCAAAACAGGTCGGCGAAGTCCTGTTTGAAAAACTCGGACTGAAAGGCGGTAAAAAAACATCTACCGGGCAGTACAGTACTTCAGAAAGTATCCTGGAAAAAATTGATCACCCGATTACCGCACTGATTATTGAATACCGTGGTCTGACCAAACTCAAAAGCACCTATACCGACGGTCTGCTGAAACAGGCGAATAACGCCACTCATCGTGTGCATACCAGTTATCATCAGGCACTGACTGCAACAGGTCGTCTGTCTTCCACTGACCCGAACTTACAGAATATTCCTGTCCGTGAAGATATCGGTCGTCAGATCCGTAAAGCCTTTGTTGCACCGAAAGGACGTATCCTGCTGGCTGCCGATTATTCACAGATTGAACTGCGTCTGATGGCACACTTCTGCCAGGATGAGGCACTGGTACATGCCTTTAATCATGGGCAGGATGTACACCGCCGTACAGCTTCAGAAGTATTGGGCGTTCCGCTGGATGAAGTCACCAGTGATCAGCGCCGTCAGGCGAAAGCTGTCAACTTCGGTCTGCTTTATGGCATGTCAGAATTTGGGCTGATCCGTCAGCTTGGCTTTACCCGTCAGGAATCTCAGGACTATATCAAACAGTATTTCCACCGTTATCCTGGCATTTATGAATATATGCAGCGCACCCGACAGGTCGCATTAGAACAGGGTTTTGTGGAAACCATTACGGGGCGTCGCCTGTATACACCTGATATTGATGCGCGAAACATGATGGTGCGTAAAGGTGCTGAGCGTGCGGCAATCAATGCACCACTGCAAGGTTCTGCGGCTGAAATCATTAAAATGGCAATGATTGAGGTGAATAAAATCCTGCCGAAAGATCAGGCAAAACTCCTGTTACAGGTTCACGATGAACTGGTCTTTGAAGTCGATGAAGCCGTTGCAGACCAGCTGGCTGAACAGATTAAAGATGTAATGCAGAAAGTTGTGACTTTATCTGTCCCTCTTGTTGTTGAAGTCGGTAAAGGCAACAACTGGGATGAGGCGCATTAA
- a CDS encoding YggT family protein has protein sequence MGANSALIFGIIINVAILLVFFRFLMQLASVSPYNPVVLSTVKATKIVDIFGRIFPTVGKGRVNLAALILVIVLYLLKIFGVMYLSGAMPNSPIHLLILTFVTMIQDLIRFCRYLIFATIILSWVVMLTQSRSPYIEVIQELAEPLLAPFRRLLPNMGMIDLSPIIAFLALYMAEIIMNQVAIVLLTGL, from the coding sequence ATGGGTGCAAATTCTGCGCTGATTTTTGGCATTATTATTAACGTAGCGATTTTGCTCGTATTTTTTCGTTTTCTCATGCAGCTGGCGTCGGTGAGTCCTTACAATCCCGTTGTCCTGTCCACTGTGAAAGCAACAAAAATTGTAGATATATTTGGTCGCATTTTCCCGACTGTAGGTAAAGGTCGCGTCAATCTGGCTGCACTGATTTTAGTGATCGTGCTGTATCTGTTGAAAATTTTTGGTGTGATGTATCTGTCAGGTGCGATGCCAAACAGTCCGATTCACTTGTTGATTCTGACCTTTGTCACCATGATTCAGGATCTGATCCGTTTCTGTCGTTACCTGATTTTTGCGACGATTATTCTGAGCTGGGTGGTCATGCTGACTCAGTCCCGTTCACCTTATATTGAGGTGATTCAGGAACTGGCAGAGCCTCTGCTTGCGCCATTCCGCCGTCTGCTGCCAAATATGGGAATGATTGATCTGTCTCCAATTATTGCATTCCTTGCACTGTATATGGCTGAAATTATTATGAATCAGGTGGCAATCGTATTGTTGACCGGTCTGTAA
- the proC gene encoding pyrroline-5-carboxylate reductase: protein MSAVLNCNISFIGGGNMAQALIGGLIARGLPPTRITVSDPVEKVRFFLEEKDVHVTDDNTAAIRDADIVVFAVKPQVLANVLKPLNGLFDGKLVISIVAGAEVATISELLGTERIVRVMPNTPALVQTGAHGLFATEAVDQKDRELASQVLAATGLTLWVNTEAQIDAVTAVSGSGPAYFFYLMESMIRAGKNLGLDEKVATALTLQTALGAAQMAITSSNTPAELRKNVTSPNGTTQAAIEVFDHAQISQSIQAALAAAKTRSQQLAQELSDSIQ from the coding sequence ATGAGCGCAGTTTTAAATTGTAATATCAGCTTTATTGGCGGTGGTAATATGGCACAGGCACTGATTGGTGGCCTGATTGCACGTGGACTGCCTCCAACCCGTATTACAGTTTCTGATCCTGTTGAAAAAGTACGTTTTTTCCTTGAAGAAAAAGATGTACACGTTACAGATGATAATACTGCTGCCATTCGTGATGCGGATATTGTTGTATTTGCGGTGAAACCACAGGTTCTTGCTAATGTGCTGAAGCCGTTGAACGGTCTGTTTGATGGTAAACTGGTCATTTCGATTGTTGCTGGAGCAGAAGTGGCGACCATTTCTGAATTACTCGGCACAGAGCGGATTGTCCGTGTTATGCCAAACACACCTGCGCTGGTGCAGACCGGTGCTCATGGTTTATTTGCGACTGAAGCTGTTGATCAGAAAGACCGTGAACTGGCAAGCCAGGTGCTCGCTGCAACAGGTCTGACTCTGTGGGTGAACACCGAAGCACAGATTGATGCGGTTACCGCAGTTTCAGGTTCAGGTCCTGCTTATTTCTTTTATCTGATGGAAAGTATGATCCGTGCAGGTAAAAACCTGGGACTGGATGAAAAGGTGGCAACGGCTCTGACTTTACAGACAGCATTGGGGGCAGCTCAGATGGCAATCACCAGCTCAAATACACCTGCAGAATTACGTAAAAATGTAACGTCACCAAATGGTACGACTCAGGCTGCAATTGAAGTTTTTGATCATGCACAGATTTCGCAGAGTATTCAGGCTGCTCTGGCTGCTGCTAAAACCCGCAGTCAGCAGCTGGCACAGGAACTGAGCGACAGTATTCAGTAA
- the tilS gene encoding tRNA lysidine(34) synthetase TilS, whose product MRSTLPALNEVWQRQSWAGILKQTESFSENTTFLIGCSGGIDSMLLLHLMSYFPSEKIRAIYVDHQLQSSSTDWGHFVAQQCQALNISCVVEQVTVSAGNLENQAREARYQAYLKHLKPTDLLVLAHHEQDQAETLMLRLLSGSGVFGLSAMQQLDIRADFSIWRPLLNLSREQICQWAQQLNVQNIEDPTNQDTHYDRAWSREILWPLLNTRFPRMQQALGRTALLMQDAAEILTEVLEQDLHQCGNSSELKIAELSALSIARQRQLLSAWMKGTEQYRPSMDMVERVIREVLYSKKDAQAALHWNGFYYVRYQQMLYRLTEQEYTAGKNPDTSEDVLYIGVLNQSVQTLAGSFVTGTAETGLSHSLLNQPLKLMGRQGGEKIHLHGRVGSWPLKKAVQEAQIFPWMRHTIQILSVDNVMLGVFTPKGFWLAHSAYCEKGGWQPYLVSQYKERNDGRES is encoded by the coding sequence ATGCGAAGCACGTTACCAGCGCTTAATGAAGTTTGGCAGCGACAATCCTGGGCTGGCATCTTAAAACAGACCGAAAGCTTTTCTGAAAATACAACTTTTCTGATTGGATGCAGTGGTGGCATAGATTCCATGTTGCTGCTGCATTTGATGTCTTATTTCCCTTCCGAAAAAATCCGTGCAATTTACGTTGATCATCAGCTTCAGTCATCCAGTACAGATTGGGGGCATTTTGTTGCGCAACAGTGTCAGGCACTGAACATCTCCTGTGTGGTTGAACAGGTGACGGTCAGTGCGGGCAACCTGGAAAATCAGGCTCGTGAAGCACGCTATCAGGCTTATCTGAAACATTTAAAACCGACGGATCTGCTGGTGCTGGCGCATCATGAACAGGATCAGGCGGAAACGCTGATGTTGCGTTTACTGTCAGGCAGTGGTGTATTTGGACTGTCCGCCATGCAACAGCTGGATATCCGTGCAGACTTCAGTATCTGGCGACCTTTGCTGAATCTGAGTCGTGAGCAGATTTGCCAATGGGCACAGCAGCTGAATGTGCAGAATATTGAGGATCCGACCAATCAGGATACGCATTATGACAGAGCCTGGTCCCGTGAAATTTTATGGCCTTTGCTGAATACACGTTTTCCACGGATGCAGCAGGCACTTGGACGGACTGCTCTGTTAATGCAGGATGCAGCAGAAATTCTGACAGAAGTACTGGAACAGGATCTGCATCAATGCGGAAACTCATCGGAACTGAAGATTGCTGAGCTTAGTGCTTTATCCATCGCAAGACAGAGACAGTTGCTGTCTGCCTGGATGAAAGGGACAGAACAGTACCGACCCTCTATGGATATGGTGGAACGGGTGATCCGTGAGGTGCTGTATTCAAAAAAAGATGCTCAGGCTGCATTGCACTGGAACGGTTTTTATTATGTGCGATATCAGCAGATGCTTTACCGTCTGACCGAGCAGGAATATACAGCTGGAAAAAATCCAGATACATCTGAAGATGTTTTATACATCGGGGTATTAAACCAGTCTGTACAGACTTTGGCGGGCAGTTTTGTGACTGGAACTGCTGAGACCGGACTGTCACATAGTCTTTTGAATCAGCCACTGAAACTGATGGGTAGGCAGGGTGGGGAGAAGATTCATCTGCATGGCAGAGTGGGGAGCTGGCCATTAAAGAAGGCAGTGCAGGAGGCACAAATTTTTCCGTGGATGCGTCATACAATTCAAATATTAAGCGTGGATAATGTTATGCTAGGTGTCTTTACACCGAAAGGTTTCTGGCTGGCACATTCTGCTTACTGCGAAAAAGGTGGATGGCAGCCATATTTAGTCTCTCAATATAAAGAACGTAACGACGGACGTGAATCATGA
- a CDS encoding acetyl-CoA carboxylase carboxyltransferase subunit alpha: MRNKAAQSKAWATVQIARHPERPQFLDYVGEIFTEFDALHGDRVFGDDGAMIGGLARFNGQPVMVIGQHRGRSTREKLQHNFGMCNPEGYRKSQRLMDMAERFKLPVFTFIDTMGAYPGVGAEERGQAEAIASNLARLSALKVPVIATVLGEGGSGGALGIGVADRVIMLSHSIYSVISPEGCASILWKTAEKAEQASEALALTADRLKKIGIVEYVVDEGAGAHLHPEQVMQSLKIVLQESLEELQTMDADERCEARYQRLMKFGSDNPGLAS, encoded by the coding sequence ATGAGAAATAAAGCTGCTCAGTCCAAAGCATGGGCTACTGTCCAGATTGCGCGTCATCCTGAACGTCCTCAGTTTCTGGATTATGTGGGTGAAATTTTTACTGAATTTGATGCCTTGCACGGTGATCGTGTATTTGGTGATGATGGTGCAATGATCGGTGGTCTTGCCCGTTTTAACGGACAGCCTGTTATGGTGATTGGTCAGCACCGTGGTCGCAGTACCCGTGAAAAACTTCAGCATAACTTCGGGATGTGTAACCCTGAAGGATACAGAAAGTCTCAGCGACTGATGGACATGGCAGAGCGTTTTAAACTGCCGGTATTTACCTTCATTGATACCATGGGCGCATATCCTGGTGTAGGCGCAGAAGAACGTGGTCAGGCAGAAGCTATTGCAAGTAACCTTGCACGTCTGTCTGCTCTGAAAGTTCCTGTTATTGCGACCGTTCTGGGTGAAGGTGGTTCAGGTGGTGCTTTAGGTATTGGTGTTGCTGATCGTGTTATCATGCTGTCACACAGTATTTACTCCGTTATCTCTCCAGAAGGTTGTGCTTCCATTTTATGGAAAACTGCTGAAAAAGCAGAACAGGCAAGTGAAGCACTTGCACTGACAGCAGACCGTCTGAAGAAGATTGGCATTGTGGAATATGTGGTGGATGAAGGAGCTGGTGCTCATCTTCATCCTGAACAGGTGATGCAGAGTTTAAAAATAGTTCTGCAGGAGTCTTTGGAAGAATTGCAAACGATGGATGCAGATGAACGATGCGAAGCACGTTACCAGCGCTTAATGAAGTTTGGCAGCGACAATCCTGGGCTGGCATCTTAA
- the ppx gene encoding exopolyphosphatase gives MSDFLIDEELLAAIDMGSNSFHLAIARVDHGEVKKVASMSEKVQLAAGLDENKNLTEAAQQRGLACLARFVGRLGSVQPNRMRIVATNALRQAKNGHEFIQKAAEILPKPIEIIAGREEARLIYLGVSHTMVNSGRRLVIDIGGGSTELIIGEEFEPIHTESLQMGCVAFTKAYFEDGEISPKAFERAVVSARKELSGLANTYKAAGWDTVVGSSGTIKACRQITVNMGWGDDQENLTREGLEKLKEKLLKYRHVSEMEFEGLKEDRRAVLPAGVAILYAVFDVLGLETLVYSDGALREGVMYDLLGRFQHEDIRDRSVHALMGRYNADPKQAERVVNTAQDLFNSVAADLDLSSEDSDLLRRAAYLHEIGLAISHSGYHRHGAYLLQHSDIAGFSQIDQNHLSHLVAHHRRKLRSDARVDVMKVGGSKLVYLCLLLRLAVLLNHSRSDQMLPAIELTVDNEQQWHLSVSGDAKQWPLLVADLHDEQVQFKHWDVELNIQSEQFID, from the coding sequence ATGTCTGATTTTTTGATTGATGAAGAGCTGCTGGCAGCCATTGATATGGGATCAAACAGTTTCCACCTGGCAATTGCACGGGTTGATCATGGCGAAGTAAAAAAAGTAGCCTCAATGTCAGAAAAAGTACAACTTGCAGCAGGGCTGGATGAAAATAAAAACCTGACAGAAGCTGCCCAGCAAAGAGGTCTGGCCTGTCTGGCACGTTTTGTCGGTCGTTTAGGTTCAGTACAGCCCAACAGAATGCGGATTGTTGCGACCAATGCGTTGCGTCAGGCAAAAAATGGTCACGAATTTATTCAGAAAGCAGCCGAAATTCTGCCAAAACCGATTGAGATTATTGCAGGTCGTGAAGAGGCGCGTCTGATCTATCTGGGGGTATCGCACACGATGGTCAACAGCGGTCGTCGTCTGGTGATTGATATTGGTGGCGGTTCAACAGAACTGATTATTGGCGAAGAATTTGAACCGATTCATACTGAATCATTACAGATGGGATGTGTTGCTTTTACCAAAGCTTATTTTGAAGACGGTGAAATCAGCCCGAAAGCATTTGAACGCGCTGTAGTTTCAGCCCGTAAAGAGTTGTCAGGTCTTGCCAATACTTATAAAGCGGCTGGATGGGATACAGTTGTTGGGTCCAGTGGTACGATCAAAGCCTGCCGTCAGATTACAGTGAACATGGGCTGGGGGGATGATCAGGAAAATCTGACCCGTGAAGGTCTGGAAAAACTCAAAGAGAAACTGCTGAAATACAGACATGTTTCTGAAATGGAGTTTGAGGGATTAAAAGAAGACCGCAGAGCAGTTTTGCCAGCTGGTGTTGCCATTTTGTATGCAGTTTTTGATGTACTGGGACTCGAAACGCTGGTGTATTCGGATGGTGCCTTGCGTGAAGGGGTGATGTATGACCTGCTTGGGCGGTTCCAGCATGAAGATATCCGGGACCGCAGTGTGCATGCTTTAATGGGGCGTTATAATGCAGATCCAAAACAGGCAGAACGTGTGGTCAACACAGCCCAGGACCTGTTCAATTCGGTTGCTGCAGACCTGGATTTAAGCAGTGAAGACAGTGATTTACTGCGCCGCGCAGCTTATCTGCATGAAATAGGACTTGCGATCAGTCACAGCGGTTATCACCGTCATGGGGCATATCTGCTGCAGCATTCAGACATTGCCGGCTTTTCTCAGATTGATCAGAATCACCTTTCTCACCTTGTGGCACACCATCGACGTAAGCTCAGAAGCGATGCCCGTGTCGATGTTATGAAAGTGGGTGGTAGCAAATTAGTTTACCTGTGTCTATTGCTTCGTTTAGCAGTTTTATTAAATCACAGTCGCAGCGATCAGATGCTTCCTGCCATTGAACTGACCGTGGACAATGAGCAACAATGGCACCTGAGTGTTTCTGGTGATGCCAAACAATGGCCTTTGCTTGTCGCTGATCTGCATGATGAGCAGGTTCAGTTTAAGCACTGGGACGTTGAGTTGAATATTCAGTCGGAACAGTTTATCGATTAA
- the trxA gene encoding thioredoxin — translation MSGNIVNTTDENFEADVLQSDVPVLVDFWAGWCAPCKAIAPVLEVLSTEFDGKVKIVKVDVTACEATAVNYNIRNIPALLMFKNGEVVAQQIGAAPKSKLTAFIEDNI, via the coding sequence ATGTCTGGTAATATTGTAAATACTACTGATGAAAACTTTGAAGCTGATGTTCTACAGTCAGATGTCCCTGTACTGGTAGACTTCTGGGCTGGTTGGTGTGCGCCATGTAAAGCAATTGCACCGGTACTTGAAGTACTTTCAACTGAATTTGACGGTAAAGTTAAAATTGTAAAAGTTGATGTTACTGCATGTGAAGCGACAGCTGTGAACTACAATATCCGTAACATCCCTGCACTGTTAATGTTCAAAAACGGTGAAGTGGTTGCTCAACAGATCGGTGCTGCACCAAAATCAAAACTGACTGCTTTTATTGAAGACAACATCTGA
- the rho gene encoding transcription termination factor Rho translates to MNLTELKKKPIGELIKIAEFMGLEGMARNRKQDIIFAILKRHAMNGEEIFGDGVLEILSDGFGFLRSAAGSYLAGPDDIYVSPSQIRRFNLRTGDTITGTIRPPKEGERYFALLKVNQINYDTPENSRNKILFENLTPLFPTEQLVMELGNGSSEDLTARVVDLIAPIGKGQRSIIVAPPKAGKTMLLQNIAQSIVRNNPECFLIVLLIDERPEEVTEMERTVRGEVVASTFDESPARHVQVAEMVIEKAKRLVEHKKDVVILLDSITRLARAYNTVVPSSGKVLTGGVDAHALERPKRFFGAARNIEEGGSLTIISTALIETGSKMDEVIYEEFKGTGNQEITLDRRIAEKRVFPAMNIKKSGTRREERLMSEDNLRKVWILRKLLHPMDELAAVEFLLDRMKETKTNDDFFDQMKRKATS, encoded by the coding sequence ATGAATTTAACCGAACTCAAGAAAAAACCGATTGGCGAGCTCATCAAAATAGCTGAGTTTATGGGCCTTGAAGGGATGGCACGTAACCGGAAGCAGGATATTATTTTTGCCATCTTAAAACGCCATGCAATGAATGGTGAAGAGATTTTTGGTGATGGCGTACTTGAAATTCTGTCAGATGGTTTCGGCTTTTTACGTTCAGCAGCAGGTTCTTACCTGGCTGGACCAGATGACATCTATGTCAGTCCATCTCAGATCCGCCGCTTCAACCTTCGTACAGGTGATACAATTACAGGCACGATCCGTCCACCGAAAGAAGGTGAACGCTATTTTGCACTGCTCAAAGTAAACCAGATCAACTACGACACACCTGAAAACTCCCGCAATAAAATCCTGTTTGAAAACCTGACACCACTTTTCCCAACTGAACAGCTGGTGATGGAACTCGGTAATGGTTCATCAGAAGATTTAACTGCGCGTGTTGTTGACTTAATTGCACCAATTGGTAAAGGTCAGCGTTCAATCATTGTTGCACCGCCTAAAGCCGGTAAAACCATGCTGTTACAGAACATCGCTCAGTCGATTGTCCGTAACAACCCTGAGTGTTTCCTGATTGTGCTGCTGATTGACGAACGTCCTGAAGAAGTCACCGAAATGGAACGTACTGTCCGTGGTGAAGTGGTTGCATCAACCTTTGATGAATCCCCTGCCCGTCACGTCCAGGTTGCTGAAATGGTCATCGAAAAAGCCAAACGCCTGGTTGAGCACAAAAAAGATGTTGTGATTCTACTCGATTCAATCACACGTTTAGCACGTGCTTATAACACTGTCGTACCATCATCAGGCAAAGTCTTAACCGGTGGTGTCGATGCACATGCCCTTGAACGTCCTAAGCGTTTCTTTGGTGCTGCACGTAATATTGAAGAAGGCGGCTCACTGACCATCATCTCTACTGCACTGATCGAAACAGGCAGTAAGATGGATGAAGTGATTTACGAAGAATTCAAAGGTACGGGGAACCAGGAAATCACGCTTGATCGCCGTATTGCAGAAAAACGTGTATTCCCTGCCATGAATATCAAAAAATCAGGCACACGCCGTGAAGAACGCCTGATGAGTGAAGATAATCTGCGTAAAGTATGGATTCTGCGTAAACTTCTCCACCCAATGGATGAACTGGCAGCAGTGGAATTCCTGCTTGACCGCATGAAAGAAACTAAAACCAATGATGATTTCTTTGATCAGATGAAGCGAAAAGCAACAAGCTGA